Proteins found in one Oribacterium sp. oral taxon 102 genomic segment:
- a CDS encoding DUF1667 domain-containing protein, with the protein MKRTYTCIVCPRGCEIETEYEGKNVFSVTGNGCKRGEEYVKQELTDPRRTIASSVLVKGGVLPLASVRLNRAVPKDRIFDVMSEIKNITLEAPVYSGTVLIPDILGLGADVIAIKDVAAQEEAAPDKTLSKS; encoded by the coding sequence ATGAAAAGGACATATACATGCATCGTTTGCCCGAGAGGCTGTGAGATAGAAACAGAATATGAGGGGAAAAATGTATTTTCCGTAACAGGCAACGGCTGTAAGCGTGGGGAAGAATATGTAAAACAGGAGCTTACGGATCCGAGACGTACCATCGCAAGCTCAGTGCTCGTGAAGGGCGGCGTTCTGCCCCTCGCCAGCGTACGTCTCAATCGTGCCGTCCCCAAGGATCGTATTTTTGATGTGATGTCTGAAATCAAAAATATCACTCTGGAGGCACCGGTATACAGCGGCACTGTCCTGATTCCGGATATTTTGGGTCTGGGTGCGGATGTAATTGCCATCAAGGATGTTGCGGCACAGGAGGAAGCAGCTCCTGATAAAACGCTCTCTAAAAGTTAA
- a CDS encoding DEAD/DEAH box helicase encodes MQFQDFALRKEIQDAVVKAGYREPSPIQEQAIPVLLSGRDMIACAQTGTGKTAAFALPILQLLGNARERRIRALILTPTRELAIQIFENFKLYGRYLRLRTVCVFGGVKPGPQLSELSQGCDILVATPGRLLDYVGEGLLSLRDVELLVLDEADRMLDMGFIGSVRKIAGMARQERQTLLFSATMPREIEQLAQELLRDPVSIRIAPVTEPVDTVKQSLCYTVKAEKKHILAVLLSREGVKKSIVFTRTKHGADRLARDLEKAGIHALSIHGDKTQGQRQNALERFKSGNIRVLIATDLASRGIDVPKLSHVFNYELPEDPESYIHRIGRSGRAGAVGEAVSLCCEEELERLYDIERMMKRELPLLEIAGSIPLVRLSKGGNAAGKKAGMAAKAERQQGKSTPAGAVPAERGRRGSAGKKSGGKAGRRASEKAQRLRSAEASHSISHRSVRGTMARRSG; translated from the coding sequence ATGCAGTTTCAGGATTTTGCACTGAGAAAAGAAATACAGGATGCGGTTGTGAAGGCGGGCTACAGGGAGCCTTCGCCGATACAGGAGCAGGCGATTCCTGTGCTGCTGTCGGGGAGGGATATGATTGCCTGTGCGCAGACCGGGACGGGAAAGACGGCGGCGTTTGCGCTTCCGATTCTTCAGCTTCTGGGAAATGCAAGAGAGAGGCGGATCCGGGCGTTGATTCTGACGCCGACCAGAGAGCTGGCGATACAGATCTTTGAGAATTTCAAGCTTTACGGCAGATATCTGCGCCTGCGAACCGTCTGTGTATTCGGCGGCGTAAAGCCGGGGCCGCAGCTCTCGGAGCTTTCACAGGGCTGTGATATCCTCGTGGCGACACCGGGCAGACTTCTGGACTATGTGGGAGAGGGGCTGCTCAGTCTCCGGGATGTGGAGCTTCTGGTGCTGGATGAGGCGGATCGTATGCTGGATATGGGCTTCATCGGCAGTGTACGGAAGATCGCCGGCATGGCCAGACAGGAGCGGCAGACCCTGTTATTCTCCGCGACCATGCCGAGGGAGATCGAGCAGCTGGCGCAGGAGCTGCTTCGGGATCCGGTGTCTATCCGGATCGCTCCGGTGACGGAGCCGGTGGATACGGTGAAGCAGAGTCTCTGCTATACCGTGAAGGCGGAGAAGAAACATATCCTTGCAGTGCTGCTTTCTCGGGAGGGAGTGAAGAAGTCGATTGTTTTCACCAGAACCAAGCATGGTGCGGACAGGCTGGCACGGGATCTGGAAAAAGCGGGGATTCACGCGCTTTCGATCCATGGAGATAAGACGCAGGGGCAGCGGCAGAATGCGCTGGAGCGTTTCAAATCCGGCAATATTCGAGTGCTGATTGCGACCGACCTTGCTTCTCGCGGGATCGATGTGCCGAAGCTCAGTCATGTGTTCAACTATGAGCTGCCGGAGGATCCGGAGTCCTATATTCACAGGATCGGGCGCTCCGGCAGAGCCGGTGCGGTCGGAGAGGCGGTGAGCCTCTGCTGTGAGGAGGAGCTGGAGCGTCTTTACGACATCGAACGGATGATGAAGCGGGAGCTGCCGCTGCTCGAGATAGCGGGCAGCATTCCGCTGGTACGGCTCTCGAAGGGCGGAAACGCTGCGGGAAAAAAAGCCGGAATGGCGGCGAAGGCAGAGAGACAGCAGGGAAAAAGCACTCCGGCGGGAGCGGTACCGGCAGAGCGCGGACGGCGTGGATCAGCGGGGAAGAAATCCGGCGGGAAGGCCGGGAGAAGAGCTTCAGAAAAGGCCCAAAGGCTTAGAAGCGCAGAAGCTTCTCATTCAATTTCGCATAGATCCGTTCGCGGAACCATGGCTCGGAGGAGCGGCTGA
- a CDS encoding VOC family protein: MAKIDHAAIRCRNYEGAKRFFEYVFEMNMWREIGEKPERKCWYREGIQLCEQEEIRIGEDNGYDHISIAVEDIPGTMAKAEEYGAKRINDHWFFLQDGARIELKPLSEWKLGDC, from the coding sequence ATGGCAAAGATCGATCACGCGGCGATTCGCTGCAGGAACTACGAGGGGGCAAAGCGTTTTTTCGAGTATGTATTTGAAATGAATATGTGGAGGGAAATCGGGGAGAAGCCGGAGCGGAAGTGCTGGTACCGGGAAGGAATACAGCTCTGCGAGCAGGAGGAGATCCGGATCGGTGAAGACAACGGCTATGACCATATCTCTATCGCGGTGGAGGATATTCCCGGGACGATGGCGAAGGCGGAGGAGTACGGCGCGAAGCGGATTAACGACCACTGGTTTTTCCTGCAGGACGGCGCGCGGATCGAGCTGAAGCCGCTCAGCGAGTGGAAGCTGGGAGACTGCTAA